AAGCCACAGTCAGCGCATTAACTCGCCAAGCGCTGGCTGCAAATAGGCCTTTCTTACTCTTTAACTCTTATCAAGGATGTCGCAATGTCTCAGTTTAATCACAATAAATACTCTTCGTTTAAGCCCGTTGTCTTAGCAGATCGCCAGTGGCCAAATAACAGCATTGATCAAGCACCCCATTGGTGTAGCGTAGATTTGCGCGATGGTAACCAAGCGCTAATCGAGCCGATGTCGGTAGAACAAAAGCAACGTTTGTTTGCACTATTGATCAAACTTGGTTTTAAAGAGATTGAAGTAGGCTTTCCAGCAGCTTCCACCACTGACTATGACTTTGTGCGTTGGTTAATTGAAACTAATCAAATTCCTGATGATGTGTCGATTCAAGTATTAACTCAAGCGCGACCAGCCTTGATCTCTCGTACTTTTGAGGCTTTAAAAGGCGCTAAAAATGCCATTGTGCATTTATACAATTCCACCTCTAAGGTGCAGCGCGATAAGGTATTTAAACTAGATAAAGCCGGCATTATAGACATTGCCGTGCAAGGCGCTAAAGAATTGCAAAAGCACGCGGACCGTTACCCGCAAACTAATTGGCAATTCCAATACTCTCCCGAGAGCTTTACCGGCACAGAATTAGACTTTGCAGTAGATATTTGTAATGCAGTTGTTGCCGAGTGGCGCCCTAAAGCACAGCAGAAAATCATCCTTAACTTGCCCGCCACGGTGGAGATGTCGACACCAAATGTATATGCCGACCAAATAGAGTGGTTTATTCAGCATATTGCTCATCGCCAAGACATTACTATTAGTCAACATACCCACAATGACCGAGGTTGTGGCATAGCCGCTGCTGAGCTAGGCCAATTGGCTGGAGCCGACCGTGTAGAAGGCACCTTGCTAGGCAATGGTGAACGCACCGGCAACATGGACATTGTTACCATGGCAATGAACCTGTACAGCCAAGGTGTCGATCCAAAATTGGATTTAGCCGACATTGACGAAATTGTACAAGTAGTGAAGTTTTGCACCCAATTGCCGGTTCACCCGCGTCATCCTTATGTGGGCGAACTTGTGTTTACCGCTTTCTCGGGCAGCCATCAAGACGCGATTAAGAAATGTTTAGATATTCAACAAGCCGATCAGCACTGGGATGTAGCCTACTTACCGATAGACCCGGCTGATTTAGGCCGCGATTATCAAGAAGTGATCCGCATTAACAGCCAATCAGGTAAGGGCGGCATCGCCTATATCCTTGATAAGGACTACGGCATCCAATTACCTCGTTGGGCCTTGATTGAATTTAGCGCAATAGTCCAAGCAGATGCAGAGCAAAGCGGCGAAGAGATTAGCCCCGGAAAAATTTGGTCACTATTCCAAAGCCACTATTTGGATCAGCCTCAAGGTTATCAATTAGCTAACTACCAAGTTAACTACCAACAGCAAGAGCAAATTCAAGTGCTTATTGAGCGCCAACAACAATCTTGTGACATTCAAGCCAGTGGTAACGGCGCATTAGCCGCATTTGTGGTGGGCTTAGAGGCAGAGTTTGATCAGCAAATAGAAGTCCTTGATTATAACGAACATGCCTTAAGTAAAGGTGCGGAAGCAGAAGCGGTGTGTTACATAGAGGCCAAAATTGCTGGCAAACGCTACTTAGGTGTCGCCATTGATAAAGACATATTAACCGCCAGCCTTAAAGCAGTATTGTGCGCAGTTAATCAGCAGCTGATTACTCAAGAGCAAAGCCACGCTCAACCAGCCTAAACGATAACTCGCGTAGCCTATGCTACGCGAGTGAATTGTTAGTGTTGATGGCCACCAGCACCGTGGGCATGGCCATGAGAGAGCTCTTCTTCACTGGCGGCACGCACTTCCACTAGCTTAATCGCAAAGTCTAAGTGTTTGCCTGCATAAGGGTGATTAGTATCGATAGTGGCCATAAACTTGCCCACTTTAACTACCGTAACCTGACGTGGCCCTTGCTCGGTTTGCACCACAGCTGGCATGCCTGCTTTCCAGCTTTTAGCGCCCTGTAAGTGCTTAACAGAAACGCGCTCTACTGCGTCTTCATTACGCTCGCCGTAGCCATTTTCGGGGGTTAAACTCAAGGCGACTTCAGCGCCGGCCTCTTTACCTTCTAAGCCTTCTTCAATGGCAGGGATCATCGATTTATGCCCGTGAAGATAAGCCACCGCATCTCCCTTGGTGCTTTCTAATAACTCACCGTCAGTTTCATGTAAGGTATACTCAAACCGAACCACGGTATCTTTAGCAACTTTCATAATTAGTTCTCAAATTAAACGTTGCCACACTACAACAAAACGCAGTGGATTTGCCAAGCATTAACTCTGTAGAGTTTTCAGCTCTAGCATTCAGTCCAAACACTGCACAATACAGCTTTCCGAGACTGTTGCTAATGACTCTTTAGCAAGTTGTTGATTGTCGCGCAGCTTTGTGGAAACGTTTACATCCAATTCCGACTTAGGCAGGGAATTTCTTCTATTGCGACGCCTTCTACTGGGTAGTAATGACAATTCCATGTCTTTAGCTTGATTGGCTAACATTGTGTGCTCCCTGCAATTGGCTTTTTAATTATTTTTTGAGATGTTAAACAATCAGCCTAGACGAACTTTAAGGCATCTTCACCTCGACCTTAGTCTTATTTACATTTTTCTTGCAAAGCTTTTTAGGCACTTAGTAACTAATTCATTTTTTACATATCAGCAATAACCGAAACTTGCTTGCGAGGGGCCTTGAAAAGCTTATCATAGACTTTTAACGCTGCAATATTAATCAACAAGGAGGTTGAAAATTAGGAGATAGCCGATGAGTATCGACAACGTAGTACCCTACCCGTCCAATCAAGCCCCGTCTAATGCATCGCAAGCATTAATGGAACATTTGTTCTCTCTACGCAGCTTGCCACAACAGCAACACATTGATGAACTAGCCAGCATAAGCTTGAGCATTGGCTCACTAGATCAGCTAAACCAACTCTCCGTGCTAAGAGAAACCGCAGAGCGCCAACAGCTTTTTGAGCACTTTGAAGCGAGCTCTTGGTTTGTGCAAGAGGGAGGCGATTACTTGTACCGCCCAGAGTTGCTGCGTTCGGCTCCGCTCACCAAGGTGGTGCTGCTGCTAAAAGAGACCCTAACCTATCGCAACTGGAATGACCTACTTCGCTTAGCCCACCCGCATTACCTATCTCAATTGCTAGAGCGATTAAGAGACTTTGCTGAGCTTAAACAACCAGCCTAGGCCAGCTAGACGTGTTATGCCAACAAACAAGCCAGGCACAACAGCTGGGCTACATTGCCACAGCTAAATAGAGACTGTGGCAAACCGCCCCGCCAAGCTTCGAAGGCCAAGTAGAGCGACTAGCTAACCACAACCCTGTTTGTAACAACTACAGTGCTTGGCCAATTAACTCGGCCAAATCATCAAAGCCACCTAGAGCGACTAGCTAACAACAACTCTGTTTATATCAACTACAGCGCTTGGCCAATAAATTCGGCCAAACCATCAAAGCCACCTAGATGCGGCAACAGCTCTATGTTTAGGTCGGGGTGCTCGTTAGTGGCTTGCTCAATAATGCGTGGCAAGTCATTCACCACATGGGTTCCAGCGGCTAAAAAATGCGGATACAAAGTAATTTGCTTCGCGCCAGCCTGGTAACAGCGCTCTATTTGCTGGGGAATAGTCGGCTCAACCAACTCCAAAAAAGCGGCATGTACTTGAGAGTAATGACTTAGCTTTTCAGCCAATTGCTTGGCAAGCTCAACCACTTCTTGATTTGATTGAGGACGGCGGCTTCCATGTGCCACGACCAATAAGGCTTTCATACACTTCCTAAAGGTTACAAGATGAGTTCAATTCAAACGTTAGGTAATTGAATTGGTATTGAAGCTATCTTACTGAAAGTGTCTAGAGATGGGAAAGGGGATATTGAAGAAAAACCAGCCCTCAGAGAAGAGGGCTGGTTTTAAAGAAACTATTTAACAGCGTCTTTTAATGCTTTACCAGCTACAAAGGCAGGTACATTGGCTGCTGCAATTTGAATCTCAGCGCCAGTCTGAGGATTGCGACCAGTGCGCGCTGCACGATGATTAACTTTGAATGTACCAAAGCCGATTAGCTGAACTTGGTCGCCTTCTTTAAGCGCGTCAGTTACTGCACCTAAAGTTGTTTCTAGTGCTAGTTTAGCTTGAGCTTTAGATAGGTCAGCTTTTTCAGCAATAGCATCAATTAGTTCAGTTTTGTTCATAATGTCTAAATCCTTTATGTTCGTTTTAAATAATCCAGCTTCACTTTAAGAGAAAAAAAAACGCTTCGCAAAGAGTTTTTCCCCTTTAGAGCCTTGTTTGGCGGGGCTTTAACCAATTTATGCGTAAACAGTCACAAAAACACCGTTAAAAAGAGGATTATTCCTTAGCCATTGTCTTCTAGGCAGATCCCTAAATTGCTCACACCTTGGTTAATAGCCAGCGTTTTCAAGGCCTGCATAGACGCTTTGCCTAGTTCAAGTTGCTCAATTAGGTCAAGTAATTCACTCTGAAAAGCCAACTCTTGTATCACTAAATCTTGCGCTAAGAACTCTTGTTCTTTTTGTTCTCCAAATTGCAGCTCTAACAAGCTTAAAACACTAGCTAATGAAGTTTGACTAGCTTGTTCAGCTTCTTGACCAGTTGGTTCAAGTAAAGCGTTAAAGAGGCACTCCACTACCACACAACAATCTAAGGCAGGATAAACCCCATACATGTCGTAACTTTGTGGGTCGGGGATTAAACTATCAAAACGCTCACGCTGTGCGGAAAAGTTAATTTTAGTTTTAGGGTGAAGTGCGCTTTCCCAAAATAGATTAAGCAATTTGTTAAAATCTGCGTCGTGCTCTAAGTTCACGGCCTGACAGAATAATAGGTAGTTGGGTGCCATTCGCTGGCACAAAGCTAAACAGTATAGCGATTGCTGCTTACTACTTAGCTGAGCTAAACGGTCGATATCACAAGGGGTAAGCATGGTTTGCTCCGCACTCAATAAAACGATTAAGATAATCAGGGCTAATTTGCTATGCAGCTTAACACCAGCATGCTCGCTTAGCGAAGTTTAGTCTTAATCAATCATAAGGCGATCTATGCAAATAACCGTTGTAACTCCACACGCTGAACGCTACGTAGATACCTTAAGGCCACGTTTTCCCCTTTGCCAATGGGTCTATGCCGAAGAGGCGCATAAACTAGAATCGAGCGGTTTAGCTAGCGAAGTGCTATTAGCCACACCTAGCGAAGCAGCTAAAATCATTTTGCAGATGCCAAACTTACAATGGTTGCACTCTAGCTTTGCCGGTGTCGACGCGCTATTACAAGCTCATCTACCTAAACACTACTTGCTTACCAACAGCAGAGGTGTATTTGGCCCCTTGATGAGCGAGTATGTATTTTCTTACCTACTTGCCCACGCTCAGCAGCACGATGTTTACCAAGCCCAACAGCAGCAAGGCTTATGGCAGCCGCAAACCGGCCAAAGCTTGCAAGGAGAAACGTTTTGCTGTGTCGGCAGCGGCAATATTAGCCAGCATCTAGCTAAAACTGCCGTTCATTTTGGCATGCGACCAGTAGCCTTAAGTCATAGCGGCAACGCTAAAGCGCCTTTTAGCCAAGTAGCCAGCTTTGAGCAGCACCAACAGCTATGCTCCAGTGCCAAGGCGGTGGTGGCTGTATTGCCTAACACGCCTAATACTCGGGGCTTATTAAGCACTGATTTTTTTGCCAGCTTAGCCGACGAGGTGCTGTTCTTTAATGTTGGACGTGGCGACACTTTAGACCAAGATGCATTACTTCGCTTTTTACAGGCAAAGCCCATGGCTAAAGCTATTTTAGATGTTACAAGCCCAGAACCCTTGCCAAGTGTCCATCCTCTCTGGTCACAGAGTAACTGTATTATTACTCCTCATATCGCCGCACCTAGTCGCATGAGCGATATCATTGAATTATTTGCGAGCAAGCTGGAACATTATTTAGCTGGGGAAGAGTTAACTGACAGGGTTGATTTTACAAAGGGGTATTAACAAGGAATGTTGTTTAGGCAGCGAAGACTCGCTGCCTTGTAACGATTTAAGAGTCACCTTCAAAGGCAATTTGCTTTTCTAAATCAAAAGCTGCAAACGCACGGTCTCCCAAAGAGTTAAGTACTTTTACCTCTCCATCGAGAATGGCGATAATTATTTTACCTGCTTTGTCTTCATTAGGAATAATCACTCGGCCTTTGCTACTTTGGCTTAGCCCCGACAATACCTGTTGTTGTAACAACAGCGGGTTATCCTCATTGTAATAAAGCATGGTTACTTTCATAGTAGGTCCCTAACTCTTAGCCATTCACGCAACAATAGCAACAAATAAACTAACAAATAGCAACTTTGGCCTAGCCAAAGCTCTGCTTCCTCTGTACTAAGTAGAGGACGCTATTGAACAATTGCCTTTAAAAACAGATTGTTCAAAACAACATCCCTTATTTAACATTAGCATAGCATCTACTTAGTGGTTAATGATGGTTTTGCTTTTAAGCATAGCTTATAGTCGCATTTAAGGTTAAATGAAGAGAGATATTATGGCTTATAAAGAGTACAAAGTTTTAGCAATTACCGAAGGCGCTTTAGGCACCTTATTTTTGGGCGCATCGGGCATGCCCTTACAAAAAGTAGAAGCTACCTTAAATAAAGAAGCCGCCAATGGTTGGCAGTTAGTATTTCAAGTTATTGAGAATCGTCGCTTCTGGCTTTTTTGGAGCCGCGAGACAGTGATTGTCACCTTAGGGCGCTAAACATGTTAAACCGCGAGCAGGTCGAACTACAACAAGAGCAATTGCGAGAGCAAGTTGCTGAGTTGCCTCAAGAGCAGCGTCAGCGCTTTTACCAGCACTGGCAAAAGCAGGTAAAAGATCCCGACAGCTACGCGGTACTTAACTATTTGTTATTGGCAGGTTTGCATCACTTTTATTTAGGAAAATGGCAACGTGGAGCGATCAACTTGTTGGTATCGCTAGTTGCTATCTTACTCATCACCTTAGGAATTTGGTTTGTGGGAATGGGTTTATTGGCAGCAATAACCCTGGTCGAACTGCCTGCTCTATTTCGCTCAGAGTTAGTGGTACTAGACCATAACAACAAGCGAATGCAGCAATTGTTAGAGCAGGTTAAATCGACTTAGTCTTTTGGCCCTTTTACTAGCCACAATAAAAACCCAACTAAGGGCAACAAGCAGATCAAAAATACCCATAAATACTTACGCCCTACTTCGGCGCTACTTTTTAAGATTTTTACGATGGCAAATACATCACAGACTAAAATGCTGATAGCTAATAGTAACGACATGCTGACTCCTTGTTGAAATTGCGCTTATTCTAAATCAATTTTACGGCGCAAGTTGAAAAGAATTTGCTGACGTTGCTGCGCCGCTTGGTCGTCAGGTTGCATGCTCAATTTTTGCGTCACCATCTCAAGCTCAAAATACAGCCAGCTTCTTACAAAAACGCCGTATCGCGTATCTAAGCCAAAAGCGATTAAACGGGCGTAATCTTGCGCAGGTGGATCTTGATAAAGGCCTTCTCGAGACTCCACCAGCACCTCACCTAAATACTCTTGAGATACCCCATTACAAGCATAAGCAGAATATATGCTGCTAAAGAAAATCAGGATGCCTAATATCAGTGATTTCACAAGTACACTCCTATTCTGTGAGTAATTTAATAGCCATAACTAGCAACAACAGCGCAAAGGCTTGTTTTAGTCGTCGCGCGGGCAAGCGATAAGCCAAACGGCTGCCTAAGCGAGCAAAAATAGAACTGGTTAATACAATGCCACACCAGGCAGGCAAATACACATAACCCAAGCTCCAGCTAGGTAGCTCTGCAACATGCCAACCGTTGTAGATATAAGAAATAGTGCCAACCAGCGCAATGGGGAGCCCACACACAGCAGAAATAGCGACGGCTTTTGGTGCAGGCACGCCAAACCAACTAAGACTAGGGAATGTAATGGTGCCTCCACCAATTCCAAACATTGCTGAAATACTTCCAACCAGCGTGCCTAACAGCCCTGTACCAATGGGTCCTGGTAAGCTTCTCTGCGCTTTGGGAGTTCGGCCAAACGCCATGTACGTAGCCATAAACAATAAGAAGGCAGCAAAGTAAGTGCTTAAGTGATCAGCGTGTAATTGTGTGGCTACCCAAGCGCCAATCATTGAACCAATAATTAGTCCAATGCCTAAGCGATTAACCACTTGCCAGTCAATCGAACCTCTGCAGTAATGGGCATAACTGGCGCTACTGGCGGTAACAATAATCGAGGCTAACGAAGTGCCAATGGCGAGATGAATAGCAGAGTCACTGGCAAAGCCCATGGCGCCAAAGCTACCAATTAGCACCGGTACAATCACAAGACCACCACCAATACCAAACAGCCCCGACATCAAGCCGGCTACTGCACCAATAAGCAGAAAGCTTAAAAACATCACAACAATAACAGCGCTATTTGTTAGTTAATGCGCTCAGTCTGCGATATGCGTAAAGGTTGCGCAAGATTTTCTGCATCAGAATGGGAAAAATGCGAAGAAATATAAGGATGTACGCTGGACTCACCTACGCTTTTTAACTTGTAGGTGACAACAACTATCAGCATCAATACAACAACAATGCCTATTTGTAATGGGGATTTCATAACATCAAGCTCTCTGTTACGGGTATAAACGAACTTCATCCGTAAAGAGTTCTAAGACGCCCACTATAGCAAAAACATTTACAATAGCGAACGCTTTCCAGCTCAATAACTAAGCGCGGCGCTTATATGTGTTATTTAACTTTGTAATATGTGGATGACGCCACATATAAATCTATTTGTGGTATTGAGCACTAAACTCATGAACAGCATCAATAAATGCTCCAGCGTGCTCAGGATTTACATCTGGGTGAATACCGTGACCTAAGTTAAACACATGGCCGTTACCTTCGCCAAAGCCCGCTAAAATAGTTTGTACTTCTTCGCGGATCCGCTCTAACGGTGCGTACAACATAGAAGGGTCCATATTGCCTTGCAGGGCAACCTTGTCACCTACACGCTTTTTAGCATCGGCAATATTAATGGTCCAATCTAGGCCAACTGCGTCACAACCGGTAGCGGCGATTTGCTCTAACCACTGGCCGCCATTTTTAGTAAACAAGGTCACAGGCACAGCTTGACCATTAACACTGCGGGTTAAACCATTAACGATCTTATGCATGTATTGCAACGAGAACTCGTTGTAGTCGCGTGGCGACAACACCCCGCCCCATGTATCAAATACCATCACCGATTGCGCACCAGCAGCGATTTGGGCATTCAAATAAAGAATTACCGAGTCGGCCAGTTTATCTAACAACATGTGCAGTGTTTTTGGCTCACTAAAGGCCATTTTTTTAATACCAGCAAAGGATTTGGTTGTGCCGCCCTCAACCATATAAGTTGCCAAGGTCCACGGGCTGCCAGAGAAGCCAATCAAAGGCACTTCACCTTTTAGCTCACGCTTAATGGTGCGAACCGCATTCATTACGTAGCCCAGCTCTTGCTCAGGATCTGGCACACCTAAGGCCTCAACCTGGGCTTTGCTGGTGACTGGGCGTTCAAACTTAGGGCCTTCTCCAGTAGAGAAGTACAAACCTAAGCCCATAGCATCGGGAATAGTAAGAATGTCTGAAAACAAAATAGCGGCATCAAGATCAAAACGACGCAATGGCTGCAAGGTAACTTCACAAGCCAAATCAGCGTCGCGGCATACCGACATAAAATCACCGGCGCCAGCGCGAACTTCGCGATACTCTGGCAAATAGCGCCCAGCTTGACGCATCATCCAAACTGGCGTCACATCAACTGGCTGCTTTAACAGTGCGCGCAAATAGCGATCGTTTTTGAGTTCCGACATACCTTTCCCAATTATCTGAAATTTTAGCTAGAGCATTGTAACTAGCTGCCTTAACAACTCAAGCCTTTAGCACTAGCAATGGGCAATTCTGTAACGGTTTATCACTTATTGTGGCTAAGTTGCTCAGTCCAATGGTCAATCATTTCGCGGGCAATGGTGCCTGGTGGGGGTAAATGCGGCAATTGGCTAACATCAAACCATTGTGCATCGGCCAATTCTCGGCGATCGATGTGAATGTCACCGCTGTCATATTCTGCAAAATAAGCAGCCATTAACGAGTGTGGGAAGGCCCAGGGTTGGCTTTTCCAATAGCGTAGATTTTTTATTCGCAAACCGGTTTCTTCACTCACCTCACGATGAACCGTATGTTCCAGCGTTTCACCAGCCTCTACAAAACCAGCAATAGCAGTGTAAATAGGCTGCTCTTGCTTTTGATGACGACGATGATTAGCCAGCAGCACCTTAGTGCCACGGCTAATCAATACTATAATGCTTGGTGAAATGCGCGGGTAAGCGCGGAAGCCACATTGCTGGCATTGCATCGCTAACTCCCAGTCCACTCTCTGCAATGCCTCGCCGCAGCTACCACAAAAGCGGTGAGTTTTTAGAAACAAAGCGAATTGCTGCGCCTTACCCACTAAATCAAATAGCTGGCTATTCAGCAGCGCCATACTGGCACGCAGCTCTACCCATTCGCCCATGCCCAAATCAATCGGCTCGGCAAGTTCTAGGCGCAAGCAAGCTTCACCTCGATAGTGAGAAAAACGTTCAACTTGGGAAAAATCCAACTCTGGCAATGGCAGATCGTCAACATCGCCATAGGGGATCCGTTCCCCTTGAGGAATAACGAGTATTTGGTTACCACAGGTGAAAAACCACCAGCCAAATTGCTTATTCACGGTTCGTCCTTTTCTATCGTGCGCTTGCTCAATTAGCGAATAATGACCAAGCTTACACTACATAACAAGCTTTTACCGACTGACAAATGTTTAGCCACGCCGCACTTAAACTAAATATCGGTTGACGAGAGCCGCGATTTTATTTAGTTATAGTTACATAAATTAGGGAACTAGGAGCAAGAGCGATGCTAAGCAAACTAGAACAAGCTCAAGCCAAATGGGGAGGCGCCAGTCAAGTTATTGATGCTTGGCTAGATGCCAGAAAACAGTTACTCATCGCTTATTGTGAATTGGCAGGGCTACCACCTTACGACAGTGACGAACGCTCACTGCCCGCACTATCTCAAATTACTCAGTTTTGCCAACAGCTGGTTGATTACGCCTCCACCGGCCATTTCGAAATCTACGAGCAAATTGTTAGTGAATGCGCCAACGACGGGGACACTCTACCCGGCGAGAAGTTGCTTCCACAAATTACCGAAACAACCGACACGGCCTTAGCCTTTAATGACAAATACGCCGAAGTAAATGAAGATTTAGAACTAGGCAGCTTTGATAAAGATTTGTCGCTACTGGGTCAAGAAATGGAAGTGCGCTTTGCCATTGAAGATGAGTTACTGGATCACCTTTACCAGCACAGTCAACAAAGCGAAGCGGCGGAATAAATACCAAGGCCTACGATAGCCCTTGGTAATACAAAAAAGCCATAAAAAAACGCAGCACCTAGTGCTGCGTTTTTTGTTTTAGCTTCAAGCTTGATTAGCTAGCTGGAGTTTCTGCAGCTGGTGCATCAGCTTTTTCGATTTCGATTAGCTCAACTTCGAATACCAAGATAGAGTTTGGTGGAATGCTACCAGCACCGTTTTCACCATAACCTAACTCAGAAGGGATGAAGAACTTGTACTTCGCACCCTTAGACATTAGCTGAACGCCTTCTGTCCAACCAGGGATTACACGGTTAAGTGGGAATGTTGCTGGCTCACCACGGTCGTAAGAGCTATCAAAAGTAGAACCGTCAGTTAGGGTACCTTTGTAGTGAACTGTTACAGTATCTGCAGCGCTTGGCTTGTCGCCTTCAGCAGCTGTTAGTACTTCAAATTGAAGACCAGACTCAGTTACCGTTACGCCTTCACGCGCAGCGTTATCGGTCAAGTACTTGTCGCTTTCAGCTTTAGCAGCGGCTGCATCTTCAGCAGCTTTAGCTTCAACTAAACCAGCAAGTTTTTCGTCTAGTGCTTTAAGAGACGCTTGAATGTCTTCTTCAGACATAGCGACTTCGCCGCTAAGTCCGTCTTGCATACCTTTAAGAACCAATGCGTTGTCTAATTCAAGACCAAGTTCTTTTTGCTGTTCTAAAGTTGTCGCAATGTAGCGAGAAACAGAAGCACCGATAGCATAAGCTTGCTGTTGGTCTACATTTTCTAAGGCAACTTGAGCTGCCGCTGGAGCTTCAGCTTTTTCTTCCTGACAGCCAGTTACGGCCAAAATCGAGGCGGCTAAAACCGACACGGCAAAATACTTTTTCATTCATTTATCTCCAATAGAGTCGCATTAAATCTGTGGCATTGCGTGCAAGATCATTATGAATAATTAAACACTTAGCCGACAAAGCCCTTATACTAACCCTATTAGTCAACACAACCTAGTGACAGTTCCGTAAAAAAACGTAAAAAAATGACATTTATTAAGTTGTTTGTGATTTATGGTATCGCTTTACTACTCAGTAGTTGTAGTGACG
This region of Agarivorans sp. Alg241-V36 genomic DNA includes:
- the leuA gene encoding 2-isopropylmalate synthase, which encodes MSQFNHNKYSSFKPVVLADRQWPNNSIDQAPHWCSVDLRDGNQALIEPMSVEQKQRLFALLIKLGFKEIEVGFPAASTTDYDFVRWLIETNQIPDDVSIQVLTQARPALISRTFEALKGAKNAIVHLYNSTSKVQRDKVFKLDKAGIIDIAVQGAKELQKHADRYPQTNWQFQYSPESFTGTELDFAVDICNAVVAEWRPKAQQKIILNLPATVEMSTPNVYADQIEWFIQHIAHRQDITISQHTHNDRGCGIAAAELGQLAGADRVEGTLLGNGERTGNMDIVTMAMNLYSQGVDPKLDLADIDEIVQVVKFCTQLPVHPRHPYVGELVFTAFSGSHQDAIKKCLDIQQADQHWDVAYLPIDPADLGRDYQEVIRINSQSGKGGIAYILDKDYGIQLPRWALIEFSAIVQADAEQSGEEISPGKIWSLFQSHYLDQPQGYQLANYQVNYQQQEQIQVLIERQQQSCDIQASGNGALAAFVVGLEAEFDQQIEVLDYNEHALSKGAEAEAVCYIEAKIAGKRYLGVAIDKDILTASLKAVLCAVNQQLITQEQSHAQPA
- a CDS encoding peptidylprolyl isomerase encodes the protein MKVAKDTVVRFEYTLHETDGELLESTKGDAVAYLHGHKSMIPAIEEGLEGKEAGAEVALSLTPENGYGERNEDAVERVSVKHLQGAKSWKAGMPAVVQTEQGPRQVTVVKVGKFMATIDTNHPYAGKHLDFAIKLVEVRAASEEELSHGHAHGAGGHQH
- a CDS encoding sirohydrochlorin chelatase, whose protein sequence is MKALLVVAHGSRRPQSNQEVVELAKQLAEKLSHYSQVHAAFLELVEPTIPQQIERCYQAGAKQITLYPHFLAAGTHVVNDLPRIIEQATNEHPDLNIELLPHLGGFDGLAEFIGQAL
- the hupA gene encoding nucleoid-associated protein HU-alpha — encoded protein: MNKTELIDAIAEKADLSKAQAKLALETTLGAVTDALKEGDQVQLIGFGTFKVNHRAARTGRNPQTGAEIQIAAANVPAFVAGKALKDAVK
- a CDS encoding YjaG family protein, which gives rise to MLTPCDIDRLAQLSSKQQSLYCLALCQRMAPNYLLFCQAVNLEHDADFNKLLNLFWESALHPKTKINFSAQRERFDSLIPDPQSYDMYGVYPALDCCVVVECLFNALLEPTGQEAEQASQTSLASVLSLLELQFGEQKEQEFLAQDLVIQELAFQSELLDLIEQLELGKASMQALKTLAINQGVSNLGICLEDNG
- a CDS encoding D-2-hydroxyacid dehydrogenase — its product is MQITVVTPHAERYVDTLRPRFPLCQWVYAEEAHKLESSGLASEVLLATPSEAAKIILQMPNLQWLHSSFAGVDALLQAHLPKHYLLTNSRGVFGPLMSEYVFSYLLAHAQQHDVYQAQQQQGLWQPQTGQSLQGETFCCVGSGNISQHLAKTAVHFGMRPVALSHSGNAKAPFSQVASFEQHQQLCSSAKAVVAVLPNTPNTRGLLSTDFFASLADEVLFFNVGRGDTLDQDALLRFLQAKPMAKAILDVTSPEPLPSVHPLWSQSNCIITPHIAAPSRMSDIIELFASKLEHYLAGEELTDRVDFTKGY
- a CDS encoding TIGR02922 family protein gives rise to the protein MKVTMLYYNEDNPLLLQQQVLSGLSQSSKGRVIIPNEDKAGKIIIAILDGEVKVLNSLGDRAFAAFDLEKQIAFEGDS
- a CDS encoding DUF4177 domain-containing protein; this translates as MKRDIMAYKEYKVLAITEGALGTLFLGASGMPLQKVEATLNKEAANGWQLVFQVIENRRFWLFWSRETVIVTLGR
- a CDS encoding TM2 domain-containing protein, producing MLNREQVELQQEQLREQVAELPQEQRQRFYQHWQKQVKDPDSYAVLNYLLLAGLHHFYLGKWQRGAINLLVSLVAILLITLGIWFVGMGLLAAITLVELPALFRSELVVLDHNNKRMQQLLEQVKST
- a CDS encoding PLDc N-terminal domain-containing protein encodes the protein MSLLLAISILVCDVFAIVKILKSSAEVGRKYLWVFLICLLPLVGFLLWLVKGPKD
- a CDS encoding sulfite exporter TauE/SafE family protein; this translates as MFLSFLLIGAVAGLMSGLFGIGGGLVIVPVLIGSFGAMGFASDSAIHLAIGTSLASIIVTASSASYAHYCRGSIDWQVVNRLGIGLIIGSMIGAWVATQLHADHLSTYFAAFLLFMATYMAFGRTPKAQRSLPGPIGTGLLGTLVGSISAMFGIGGGTITFPSLSWFGVPAPKAVAISAVCGLPIALVGTISYIYNGWHVAELPSWSLGYVYLPAWCGIVLTSSIFARLGSRLAYRLPARRLKQAFALLLLVMAIKLLTE
- the hemE gene encoding uroporphyrinogen decarboxylase, encoding MSELKNDRYLRALLKQPVDVTPVWMMRQAGRYLPEYREVRAGAGDFMSVCRDADLACEVTLQPLRRFDLDAAILFSDILTIPDAMGLGLYFSTGEGPKFERPVTSKAQVEALGVPDPEQELGYVMNAVRTIKRELKGEVPLIGFSGSPWTLATYMVEGGTTKSFAGIKKMAFSEPKTLHMLLDKLADSVILYLNAQIAAGAQSVMVFDTWGGVLSPRDYNEFSLQYMHKIVNGLTRSVNGQAVPVTLFTKNGGQWLEQIAATGCDAVGLDWTINIADAKKRVGDKVALQGNMDPSMLYAPLERIREEVQTILAGFGEGNGHVFNLGHGIHPDVNPEHAGAFIDAVHEFSAQYHK
- the nudC gene encoding NAD(+) diphosphatase, which produces MNKQFGWWFFTCGNQILVIPQGERIPYGDVDDLPLPELDFSQVERFSHYRGEACLRLELAEPIDLGMGEWVELRASMALLNSQLFDLVGKAQQFALFLKTHRFCGSCGEALQRVDWELAMQCQQCGFRAYPRISPSIIVLISRGTKVLLANHRRHQKQEQPIYTAIAGFVEAGETLEHTVHREVSEETGLRIKNLRYWKSQPWAFPHSLMAAYFAEYDSGDIHIDRRELADAQWFDVSQLPHLPPPGTIAREMIDHWTEQLSHNK